The following proteins are co-located in the Spirosoma montaniterrae genome:
- the lgt gene encoding prolipoprotein diacylglyceryl transferase → MLQYIIWEADPEIFHIGAFSVRWYGLLFALGFLIGMQIMTYIFKKEGKPVADTDTLLIFMVVSTVVGARFGHFLFYEPEVLLKNPLTVITPPFAGLASHGATIGILTGLWLYSRRKSSRATGQTFLWVTDRIVITVALSGAFIRLGNFINSEIIGRPTDLPWGVVFPRADYSGIPMPHVVPRHPAQLYESLSCLVLFFFLFWFWNKYKGRAPRGSMLGIFLIWVFALRFLWEYTKENQVSFENSLFLNMGQILSIPAVLLGIYFVIRSYQNPVTLVEASEPDGVKS, encoded by the coding sequence ATGTTGCAGTACATTATTTGGGAAGCTGATCCCGAAATTTTTCACATCGGTGCTTTTTCTGTACGCTGGTATGGGCTGCTCTTCGCACTGGGTTTTCTGATCGGTATGCAGATCATGACCTACATTTTCAAAAAAGAAGGCAAACCCGTTGCCGATACCGATACGCTGCTGATTTTCATGGTTGTATCGACGGTAGTAGGGGCGCGTTTTGGTCATTTTCTGTTTTATGAACCCGAAGTTCTGCTTAAAAACCCCCTCACGGTTATTACGCCCCCCTTTGCCGGTTTAGCCAGTCACGGGGCAACTATCGGTATTCTGACGGGGCTTTGGCTGTATTCGCGCCGGAAATCGAGCCGGGCAACCGGACAAACGTTTCTGTGGGTTACAGACCGAATCGTGATTACGGTTGCTCTGAGCGGGGCATTTATCCGGCTGGGTAATTTTATTAACTCCGAAATCATCGGTCGTCCCACCGACCTGCCCTGGGGCGTTGTATTTCCCCGTGCCGACTACAGCGGTATTCCGATGCCCCACGTTGTGCCACGCCACCCGGCACAGTTATACGAATCGCTGTCGTGTCTGGTACTTTTTTTCTTTCTGTTCTGGTTCTGGAATAAGTACAAAGGCCGCGCTCCACGCGGCAGTATGCTTGGCATTTTTCTGATCTGGGTATTTGCGCTGCGATTTTTGTGGGAGTACACCAAAGAAAATCAGGTATCGTTTGAGAATAGCCTGTTCCTGAACATGGGCCAGATTCTGAGTATTCCGGCAGTGCTGCTGGGTATTTATTTCGTGATACGAAGCTATCAAAACCCGGTCACGCTGGTAGAAGCATCGGAGCCGGATGGAGTAAAATCCTGA
- the yidD gene encoding membrane protein insertion efficiency factor YidD, which produces MKHLLIGLVRLYQAILSPWLPNACRYTPTCSQYAIDAIRKYGAVRGGWLGLKRIGRCHPWGGHGYDPVP; this is translated from the coding sequence ATGAAACACTTGCTCATTGGATTGGTTCGACTGTATCAGGCTATCCTATCGCCCTGGTTGCCCAACGCCTGCCGGTACACGCCCACTTGTTCGCAATACGCTATCGATGCGATTCGCAAATACGGGGCCGTTCGGGGCGGTTGGCTGGGCCTGAAACGAATTGGTCGCTGCCACCCGTGGGGTGGGCATGGCTATGATCCGGTGCCATAA
- a CDS encoding co-chaperone GroES, translating into MIGISADNKLKRLIVVGDRVLIKPKDPTDRTASGLYLPPTVQEKEQVQSGYVIKAGPGYPIPVATEDEPWKETEEKVKYMPLQAQEGDLALYLQRNAIDLQYEGEQYVIVPQASILMLERSEDLA; encoded by the coding sequence ATGATTGGAATATCTGCTGATAATAAATTGAAACGTCTGATTGTAGTGGGCGACCGTGTTTTAATCAAGCCCAAAGACCCCACCGACCGCACTGCCAGCGGCCTGTATCTGCCCCCTACTGTTCAGGAAAAAGAACAGGTGCAATCGGGCTATGTCATAAAAGCGGGGCCGGGCTACCCCATTCCGGTGGCGACGGAAGACGAACCGTGGAAAGAAACGGAAGAAAAGGTGAAATACATGCCGTTGCAGGCGCAGGAGGGCGATTTAGCTCTGTATCTGCAACGAAACGCCATCGATCTGCAATACGAAGGTGAGCAGTACGTAATTGTGCCACAGGCGTCGATCCTGATGCTTGAACGCTCGGAGGATTTAGCTTAA